The Glycine soja cultivar W05 chromosome 3, ASM419377v2, whole genome shotgun sequence genome window below encodes:
- the LOC114404900 gene encoding uncharacterized protein LOC114404900 has protein sequence MGLTWPWTGPVVPATLFPYLVGIVVQFKYEQIARYWKSPSWVAIPFIFHVGNGLSKDYKAQKVWSLIFIFFPTFLFSTSIFRFGRRICEGLCSCNGLIWYAAEDRCGVVVKEANRSGNIAGTCPLKDNDILLTARALDDSNEVRNTIAVVNELSKEMRQILLSHPANPKCAPGGKNIASVVLLGDSGI, from the exons ATGGGTTTGACCTGGCCATGGACTGGCCCTGTAGTTCCTGCAACTCTTTTTCCATACTTGGTTGGTATAGTGGTCCAATTCAAATATGAGCAGATTGCAAGATATTGGAAGTCACCATCATGGGTTGCTATTCCTTTTATCTTTCAT GTTGGCAATGGTTTATCAAAAGATTACAAAGCTCAGAAAG TTTGgtctctaatttttatttttttcccaacCTTCCTTTTCTCTACGAGCATTTTCCGCTTTGGCCGAAGAATTTGTGAAGGGTTGTGTTCATGCAACGGTTTGATATG GTATGCAGCAGAAGATAGATGTGGAGTGGTTGTTaaagaagcaaatcggagtggAAATATAGCAGGAACATGCCCATTGAAGGACAACGACATTCTTTTGACAGCAAGAGCTTTGGATGATTCCAATGAAGTAAGAAACACAATTGCTGTTGTGAATGAGTTGTCCAAGGAAATGAGACAAATTTTGCTTTCTCATCCTGCGAATCCTAAATGTGCTCCAGGAGGAAAGAACATAGCAAGTGTAGTCCTTTTAGGAGACTCTGGCATTTGA